The Eriocheir sinensis breed Jianghai 21 chromosome 4, ASM2467909v1, whole genome shotgun sequence genome has a segment encoding these proteins:
- the LOC126981913 gene encoding uncharacterized protein LOC126981913 isoform X2 — protein sequence MTIVVSITRGTHLPHLNSLERNRRHMDPEEDVLSWEDYFMAVAFLTSKRSKDPSTQVGACIVNAKNRIMGIGYNGMPNGWPDDLAHWGKDKRQKEMDKHTYVCHAELNAIVNKYTEIDLSDCRIFQTRYPCSECTKLIIQSGIKEIHYLYAVNNDDEKVAGLLLQEAGMKVNLYKPKQKKIHLLDGKTDGGSSPKSKRTKREDYLRWERYFMAMAALTARRSPDPNTKVGSCIVMPDNRIVGLGYNYLLSADKELWHKRGGTKKETKYPYVCHAAVSAYMFGMTRDVTGSTLYTTLFPTNECIKVLIQAGIKRIVYASEDYKQPEADTESNEPLNEFELRKAGAKKMLDVVRVKYSTFDSITTGEEEVKIDFHEYMSLHKGAD from the exons ATGACCATTGTTGTATCGATCACGCGTGGGACCCACCTCCCTCACCTCAACTCCCTGGAAAGAAATAGGAGACACAT GGACCCTGAAGAAGATGTTCTCTCTTGGGAAGACTACTTCATGGCTGTGGCCTTCCTCACTAGCAAGAGGAGCAAGGACCCCAGTacacag GTCGGGGCATGCATCGTCAACGCCAAGAACAGGATAATGGGCATCGGGTACAACGGAATGCCCAACGGCTGGCCGGACGACCTAGCTCACTGGGGCAAGGACAAGCGTCAAAAAGAAATGGATAAGCACACGTatg TGTGTCATGCCGAGCTGAATGCCATCGTCAATAAGTACACGGAGATTGACTTGTCTGACTGCCGGATCTTCCAGACGAGGTACCCTTGTAGTGAGTGCACGAAGCTGATCATTCAGTCAGGGATCAAGGAAATCCATTACCTCTACGCCGTGAACAACGACGATGAGAAGGTTGCTGGGCTACTGCTGCAAGAGGCCGGCATGAAAGTCAA CCTTTACAAGCCCAAGCAAAAGAAAATACATCTTCTGGATGGAAAAACAGATGGCGGCTCCAGCCCTAAAAG caAACGCACCAAGAGGGAAGATTACCTGCGCTGGGAGCGTTACTTCATGGCCATGGCTGCGCTCACTGCCCGCCGCAGCCCGGACCCCAATACTAAG GTCGGGTCATGCATAGTGATGCCTGACAATAGGATCGTTGGCCTGGGCTACAACTACTTGCTCTCCGCTGACAAAGAGCTCTGGCATAAAAGGGGCGGCACGAAAAAGGAGACCAAATACCCTTATG tgtGCCACGCAGCAGTCAGCGCCTACATGTTCGGAATGACGAGGGACGTGACTGGCTCCACCCTCTACACCACACTCTTCCCAACCAACGAGTGTATCAAGGTGCTCATTCAGGCCGGCATCAAAAGAATCGTTTATGCCTCAGAGGATTATAAACAACCCGAGGCAGACACTGAGTCCAATGAACCACTCAATGAATTCGAGTTACGGAAGGCTGGGGCCAAGAAAATGCTGGACGTGGTCCGCGTCAAGTACAG CACCTTTGACAGTATCaccacgggggaggaggaggtcaagataGATTTTCACGAGTACATGAGCCTTCACAAGGGCGCCGACTAG
- the LOC126981913 gene encoding uncharacterized protein LOC126981913 isoform X5, with translation MGIGYNGMPNGWPDDLAHWGKDKRQKEMDKHTYVCHAELNAIVNKYTEIDLSDCRIFQTRYPCSECTKLIIQSGIKEIHYLYAVNNDDEKVAGLLLQEAGMKVNLYKPKQKKIHLLDGKTDGGSSPKSKRTKREDYLRWERYFMAMAALTARRSPDPNTKVGSCIVMPDNRIVGLGYNYLLSADKELWHKRGGTKKETKYPYVCHAAVSAYMFGMTRDVTGSTLYTTLFPTNECIKVLIQAGIKRIVYASEDYKQPEADTESNEPLNEFELRKAGAKKMLDVVRVKYRYGARLLLTKYQQQQHHYHHHQGCLGYENDPLVPALKHEG, from the exons ATGGGCATCGGGTACAACGGAATGCCCAACGGCTGGCCGGACGACCTAGCTCACTGGGGCAAGGACAAGCGTCAAAAAGAAATGGATAAGCACACGTatg TGTGTCATGCCGAGCTGAATGCCATCGTCAATAAGTACACGGAGATTGACTTGTCTGACTGCCGGATCTTCCAGACGAGGTACCCTTGTAGTGAGTGCACGAAGCTGATCATTCAGTCAGGGATCAAGGAAATCCATTACCTCTACGCCGTGAACAACGACGATGAGAAGGTTGCTGGGCTACTGCTGCAAGAGGCCGGCATGAAAGTCAA CCTTTACAAGCCCAAGCAAAAGAAAATACATCTTCTGGATGGAAAAACAGATGGCGGCTCCAGCCCTAAAAG caAACGCACCAAGAGGGAAGATTACCTGCGCTGGGAGCGTTACTTCATGGCCATGGCTGCGCTCACTGCCCGCCGCAGCCCGGACCCCAATACTAAG GTCGGGTCATGCATAGTGATGCCTGACAATAGGATCGTTGGCCTGGGCTACAACTACTTGCTCTCCGCTGACAAAGAGCTCTGGCATAAAAGGGGCGGCACGAAAAAGGAGACCAAATACCCTTATG tgtGCCACGCAGCAGTCAGCGCCTACATGTTCGGAATGACGAGGGACGTGACTGGCTCCACCCTCTACACCACACTCTTCCCAACCAACGAGTGTATCAAGGTGCTCATTCAGGCCGGCATCAAAAGAATCGTTTATGCCTCAGAGGATTATAAACAACCCGAGGCAGACACTGAGTCCAATGAACCACTCAATGAATTCGAGTTACGGAAGGCTGGGGCCAAGAAAATGCTGGACGTGGTCCGCGTCAAGTACAGGTACGGTGCACGGCTTTTGTTAACGAagtatcagcagcagcaacatcattatcatcatcatcaagggtGTCTAGGGTACGAAAATGACCCCTTAGTGCCAGCCCTAAAACATGAGGGTTAG
- the LOC126981913 gene encoding uncharacterized protein LOC126981913 isoform X4, with protein MDPEEDVLSWEDYFMAVAFLTSKRSKDPSTQVGACIVNAKNRIMGIGYNGMPNGWPDDLAHWGKDKRQKEMDKHTYVCHAELNAIVNKYTEIDLSDCRIFQTRYPCSECTKLIIQSGIKEIHYLYAVNNDDEKVAGLLLQEAGMKVNLYKPKQKKIHLLDGKTDGGSSPKSKRTKREDYLRWERYFMAMAALTARRSPDPNTKVGSCIVMPDNRIVGLGYNYLLSADKELWHKRGGTKKETKYPYVCHAAVSAYMFGMTRDVTGSTLYTTLFPTNECIKVLIQAGIKRIVYASEDYKQPEADTESNEPLNEFELRKAGAKKMLDVVRVKYRYGARLLLTKYQQQQHHYHHHQGCLGYENDPLVPALKHEG; from the exons AT GGACCCTGAAGAAGATGTTCTCTCTTGGGAAGACTACTTCATGGCTGTGGCCTTCCTCACTAGCAAGAGGAGCAAGGACCCCAGTacacag GTCGGGGCATGCATCGTCAACGCCAAGAACAGGATAATGGGCATCGGGTACAACGGAATGCCCAACGGCTGGCCGGACGACCTAGCTCACTGGGGCAAGGACAAGCGTCAAAAAGAAATGGATAAGCACACGTatg TGTGTCATGCCGAGCTGAATGCCATCGTCAATAAGTACACGGAGATTGACTTGTCTGACTGCCGGATCTTCCAGACGAGGTACCCTTGTAGTGAGTGCACGAAGCTGATCATTCAGTCAGGGATCAAGGAAATCCATTACCTCTACGCCGTGAACAACGACGATGAGAAGGTTGCTGGGCTACTGCTGCAAGAGGCCGGCATGAAAGTCAA CCTTTACAAGCCCAAGCAAAAGAAAATACATCTTCTGGATGGAAAAACAGATGGCGGCTCCAGCCCTAAAAG caAACGCACCAAGAGGGAAGATTACCTGCGCTGGGAGCGTTACTTCATGGCCATGGCTGCGCTCACTGCCCGCCGCAGCCCGGACCCCAATACTAAG GTCGGGTCATGCATAGTGATGCCTGACAATAGGATCGTTGGCCTGGGCTACAACTACTTGCTCTCCGCTGACAAAGAGCTCTGGCATAAAAGGGGCGGCACGAAAAAGGAGACCAAATACCCTTATG tgtGCCACGCAGCAGTCAGCGCCTACATGTTCGGAATGACGAGGGACGTGACTGGCTCCACCCTCTACACCACACTCTTCCCAACCAACGAGTGTATCAAGGTGCTCATTCAGGCCGGCATCAAAAGAATCGTTTATGCCTCAGAGGATTATAAACAACCCGAGGCAGACACTGAGTCCAATGAACCACTCAATGAATTCGAGTTACGGAAGGCTGGGGCCAAGAAAATGCTGGACGTGGTCCGCGTCAAGTACAGGTACGGTGCACGGCTTTTGTTAACGAagtatcagcagcagcaacatcattatcatcatcatcaagggtGTCTAGGGTACGAAAATGACCCCTTAGTGCCAGCCCTAAAACATGAGGGTTAG
- the LOC126981913 gene encoding uncharacterized protein LOC126981913 isoform X1 → MTIVVSITRGTHLPHLNSLERNRRHMDPEEDVLSWEDYFMAVAFLTSKRSKDPSTQVGACIVNAKNRIMGIGYNGMPNGWPDDLAHWGKDKRQKEMDKHTYVCHAELNAIVNKYTEIDLSDCRIFQTRYPCSECTKLIIQSGIKEIHYLYAVNNDDEKVAGLLLQEAGMKVNLYKPKQKKIHLLDGKTDGGSSPKSKRTKREDYLRWERYFMAMAALTARRSPDPNTKVGSCIVMPDNRIVGLGYNYLLSADKELWHKRGGTKKETKYPYVCHAAVSAYMFGMTRDVTGSTLYTTLFPTNECIKVLIQAGIKRIVYASEDYKQPEADTESNEPLNEFELRKAGAKKMLDVVRVKYRYGARLLLTKYQQQQHHYHHHQGCLGYENDPLVPALKHEG, encoded by the exons ATGACCATTGTTGTATCGATCACGCGTGGGACCCACCTCCCTCACCTCAACTCCCTGGAAAGAAATAGGAGACACAT GGACCCTGAAGAAGATGTTCTCTCTTGGGAAGACTACTTCATGGCTGTGGCCTTCCTCACTAGCAAGAGGAGCAAGGACCCCAGTacacag GTCGGGGCATGCATCGTCAACGCCAAGAACAGGATAATGGGCATCGGGTACAACGGAATGCCCAACGGCTGGCCGGACGACCTAGCTCACTGGGGCAAGGACAAGCGTCAAAAAGAAATGGATAAGCACACGTatg TGTGTCATGCCGAGCTGAATGCCATCGTCAATAAGTACACGGAGATTGACTTGTCTGACTGCCGGATCTTCCAGACGAGGTACCCTTGTAGTGAGTGCACGAAGCTGATCATTCAGTCAGGGATCAAGGAAATCCATTACCTCTACGCCGTGAACAACGACGATGAGAAGGTTGCTGGGCTACTGCTGCAAGAGGCCGGCATGAAAGTCAA CCTTTACAAGCCCAAGCAAAAGAAAATACATCTTCTGGATGGAAAAACAGATGGCGGCTCCAGCCCTAAAAG caAACGCACCAAGAGGGAAGATTACCTGCGCTGGGAGCGTTACTTCATGGCCATGGCTGCGCTCACTGCCCGCCGCAGCCCGGACCCCAATACTAAG GTCGGGTCATGCATAGTGATGCCTGACAATAGGATCGTTGGCCTGGGCTACAACTACTTGCTCTCCGCTGACAAAGAGCTCTGGCATAAAAGGGGCGGCACGAAAAAGGAGACCAAATACCCTTATG tgtGCCACGCAGCAGTCAGCGCCTACATGTTCGGAATGACGAGGGACGTGACTGGCTCCACCCTCTACACCACACTCTTCCCAACCAACGAGTGTATCAAGGTGCTCATTCAGGCCGGCATCAAAAGAATCGTTTATGCCTCAGAGGATTATAAACAACCCGAGGCAGACACTGAGTCCAATGAACCACTCAATGAATTCGAGTTACGGAAGGCTGGGGCCAAGAAAATGCTGGACGTGGTCCGCGTCAAGTACAGGTACGGTGCACGGCTTTTGTTAACGAagtatcagcagcagcaacatcattatcatcatcatcaagggtGTCTAGGGTACGAAAATGACCCCTTAGTGCCAGCCCTAAAACATGAGGGTTAG
- the LOC126981913 gene encoding uncharacterized protein LOC126981913 isoform X3 yields MSAHINKKLKRDPEEDVLSWEDYFMAVAFLTSKRSKDPSTQVGACIVNAKNRIMGIGYNGMPNGWPDDLAHWGKDKRQKEMDKHTYVCHAELNAIVNKYTEIDLSDCRIFQTRYPCSECTKLIIQSGIKEIHYLYAVNNDDEKVAGLLLQEAGMKVNLYKPKQKKIHLLDGKTDGGSSPKSKRTKREDYLRWERYFMAMAALTARRSPDPNTKVGSCIVMPDNRIVGLGYNYLLSADKELWHKRGGTKKETKYPYVCHAAVSAYMFGMTRDVTGSTLYTTLFPTNECIKVLIQAGIKRIVYASEDYKQPEADTESNEPLNEFELRKAGAKKMLDVVRVKYRYGARLLLTKYQQQQHHYHHHQGCLGYENDPLVPALKHEG; encoded by the exons ATGTCCGCCCACATAAACAAAAAGCTGAAGAG GGACCCTGAAGAAGATGTTCTCTCTTGGGAAGACTACTTCATGGCTGTGGCCTTCCTCACTAGCAAGAGGAGCAAGGACCCCAGTacacag GTCGGGGCATGCATCGTCAACGCCAAGAACAGGATAATGGGCATCGGGTACAACGGAATGCCCAACGGCTGGCCGGACGACCTAGCTCACTGGGGCAAGGACAAGCGTCAAAAAGAAATGGATAAGCACACGTatg TGTGTCATGCCGAGCTGAATGCCATCGTCAATAAGTACACGGAGATTGACTTGTCTGACTGCCGGATCTTCCAGACGAGGTACCCTTGTAGTGAGTGCACGAAGCTGATCATTCAGTCAGGGATCAAGGAAATCCATTACCTCTACGCCGTGAACAACGACGATGAGAAGGTTGCTGGGCTACTGCTGCAAGAGGCCGGCATGAAAGTCAA CCTTTACAAGCCCAAGCAAAAGAAAATACATCTTCTGGATGGAAAAACAGATGGCGGCTCCAGCCCTAAAAG caAACGCACCAAGAGGGAAGATTACCTGCGCTGGGAGCGTTACTTCATGGCCATGGCTGCGCTCACTGCCCGCCGCAGCCCGGACCCCAATACTAAG GTCGGGTCATGCATAGTGATGCCTGACAATAGGATCGTTGGCCTGGGCTACAACTACTTGCTCTCCGCTGACAAAGAGCTCTGGCATAAAAGGGGCGGCACGAAAAAGGAGACCAAATACCCTTATG tgtGCCACGCAGCAGTCAGCGCCTACATGTTCGGAATGACGAGGGACGTGACTGGCTCCACCCTCTACACCACACTCTTCCCAACCAACGAGTGTATCAAGGTGCTCATTCAGGCCGGCATCAAAAGAATCGTTTATGCCTCAGAGGATTATAAACAACCCGAGGCAGACACTGAGTCCAATGAACCACTCAATGAATTCGAGTTACGGAAGGCTGGGGCCAAGAAAATGCTGGACGTGGTCCGCGTCAAGTACAGGTACGGTGCACGGCTTTTGTTAACGAagtatcagcagcagcaacatcattatcatcatcatcaagggtGTCTAGGGTACGAAAATGACCCCTTAGTGCCAGCCCTAAAACATGAGGGTTAG